AGATAttatggtacagtaggagagagggaaAAGCAGACATTGTACAGTGGGGAGAGAAGGAAGAGCAAAGACATTGTGTAGGGGTAGAGAGGGAAGAGTACATACATTGTACAGTGGGGAAGAAAAGCATAGACACTTGTGCAGGGGGGAGAGAGGGAGCGCACATACATTGTGTAGGGTGGAGAAAGGGAAGAGCACAGACATTATTGTACAGGGGTGGAGAGAGGGAAGAGCACAGACATTATTGTACAGTGGGAGAGAGGGAAGGGCAAACATTATTGTACAGAGGTGGCGAGTGGGAAGAGCACACACATTAAGGTACAGTAGGGAAGAGCACAACTAAATACCCAAGATATAAGCATACAAAAAAATTCATACAAAATTCAACTCAAGGGCCATTTAAAGTTAGAGAAATCTGAGAGACTAGAGACAAAGGCAAAACATTAAAATGAAAAGATGAGCTAACCAACTATAATAAGGGAGAACACTATCATAATGGACAGTTATAAATAAGGGAGGGCTCTTGTAATAAAAATTCACAAATAATGACTTACCAGCGATATCTTATACAATACTCTGAGTCACTTTCTGGCATTTCTTCTCCACCTGGTCAATATTTTCCAGCCACAACTCGTCTCTGTAGAGTTTACTGTACAGAATATGTTCACAAGGACCAGTCAGCCCCGTGCCTCGAAGTGCAGTGTGGGTTGAGGGCACCTGATCACGGTGATGACGCCAGTGCCAAGCCGCAGAGGAGGTGAATATAGTGGAGAAAGATAACTGCTGCATGGAGCCAAAGATTCAACAGTTTACTGTAAACAAGGAGTAATGAGTGCCACAGTATAATGGGGCATATTAAAGGGAGACGCTCAGTACAGAGAGGGGTTCAATAGAGCAGAGGGGCAGCGAGGTAGGGGCACTGAGGATAGGACAGCGATGCAGGGGAACCAGTGGGAGGAAGCAGGAGTGAATAGTAACATTGTGGAGGTTATCGTTCATAAGGGAGGACAGTGTTGATAGTATAGTTCATAAGGGCAGACAGTGCGGCGGTTACATTGTATAATGGAGGGCGCTGTGGACAATATACCATAAGTGCCACGACCTGGAGGTCATATTTTGTGCAAAGAGACCATAATCGGAAGAAAAGACCATACAAGTAACTGTCACGTAATAATTTAATGACACTGCACCACAACATTACCAGTGTCTGGCGCCCCTGAGGGGGGTCACATCCCGCCGCCCCGCAACTCATCCAGCATCTCCAAGTTCATAAatagaataataaaatatttgcAGTGGACAATTACATGAGGCAACAAAAGTGGCGGGCGCCAGCAACACCTGGAAGAAATACTTTCACTCACAGCGATGGCGAGAGTCTGTCAGCAGCACGGAACGGTACATCCCTGGCACACGTATATACAGTGGCCGTCGTCACAGTGAATCCTGATTCTCCTTGTGCAATGAGGCACTCAGTGGGGTAGGGAAACCGTAGGACAGTAGCCCCCCAGGCCAGGGTAGACGACCACATTCTCCCGGAGGGTGGGATACACAGCATGTAGCTTCTGTCACAATGTATTCTGCACCAGTGCGCTCACTGGAAATCCCTGGACGTAGCGTGTCCTGTGCACCAGGACAAAGGTGGTGCCGGCATCTGTGCCAGTCTGGAGGGTAATGAACCAACCTAGATATAGGAGCTCAGAGATGAGTGGCTCCGGGGGGTCTGCTACGTGCCGTCTCGTTGTGCGGCCTCCTCTGTACGTCGTCCTGCTCACTAACCGTCATCTTGGTTGTGTTTTTCTGGCTTCTCGGTCGCCTCCGTTTTAGAGAGTCTGTAGCTGGAGGATCCTGTGCCTGGGAGGCAGCGGTGGCTTTAGTCTCCCGTTTCTCCTGTCGTACCCTCCTGGAGGGGGCTGTCACCTGGGCCGGGAGCGCTGAGGAGTTGTTGATGGAGGACTGGATGGATACAGTTAATCTTCCCCGGTTGGAGCCGCCATTGCCGTTGGCACTGCTGTTACTGTGCGTCTTCACAGGTGGAGGTGTAGGGCCCCTTGATCTCAGGGGTTTCTGGGATCTGGGGTCGACGCCAATATCCACGGTCAGGTTCGTGTACAGGGCCTCCAGCTCTCTGGACAGGCGTGTGTAGGTCAGGGAGTTCATCCCATCTTGAGTCCACATCCTCTGGGTGCGGATCAGCAGATCGAACCTGTGGGAACACAATAAAGTGGTATCAGCCCCTTAAGAGGAATCACATTGTACTGCAGACCAATCCGGCACACGGCTGTCACCATGTAGCCGCACTATCACTCCAGAGCTGAAGTCACTACACGTGTGCAGCAGTTGCATCCAGAGCTAAAGTTACTATCATCTcgccttcagagctgcactcactatgttATATTCACATTAGTATAGCATATACACTCCTGTCACATACAGAGCTGAATTCACTATGTCAATGCACAAGTCGCATCCAGATCTGCAGTCACTACACTTGTGCACCAGTCgcattcagagctgcattcactatgctATAGCCAGGTTAATACATCTTAAATACTCCTGTCACATCATGAGCTGCATTCACTATGTGCATGCACCAGTTGCATCCAAAGCTGCAGTCACTATACTTGTTCACTAGTCTCCTTCAGAGCTGTATTCACTCTGCTACAGCAAGGTTAATGCATCTTATATCCTCATGTCCTATCCACAATTGTAATCGCGGTCCTGCTGCTtcgctgttagctctcaggctgcagCCTCTGGTATCTCACCTGCTGTAGTGAATTGTGGAAGATGTAGTGCCACAGCAGTGCATTATGGCATGTCAGCAGTATTTGTCTGTACACAGTGGGCCTGCGTGGCTCATATACAGGCTCCTGGCAGCGCAGGGTCTCTCTGATCCGGATGATCGCTGGCTTCTTACCTTTCCCTTTCTGATCTCATTAGTCCTTCCTGCTCGTTATCCCTGGAGCTGTGAGCCTCCTAATAGACTAGTGCTTACATCAGATCTCTTGTTGCTGACTACTGACACCCCCTGACCTAATACTTCTCACAGCTGGAGGTTTGTTACAGTGTACTGGTGTCAGTAACAATCAGCCCCTGTGTATCAGTGTAATGAGGGGAACTGATTCAATAAttagaggaggatgatgggtgtcGTTGTCCTCACCGATGAGGGTTCTCCTCATTCCCTCTGTCGCCCTTGTGCTTCACCATCTTGTAATGGCCCACGGACACCGGCGGGCGGCTGATCTTCATTCCTGCCAGACGGACCCTGCGCAGAGAGACAGTGGGTCAGAACCGCAGAGCAAGAGTGACGCCTGCAGAAGGGGCACGGTACTGCAACTACAGGGAGCGCCCCACTGTACTGCCCCTACTGGAGGGGAACGGTAAAGAGGCTGACcctggaggattagatacacaattcATACCCCAGCACGCACTCCTACCTGGTGGCGATGTCGTCATCCTCGCCTCCCCACCCCCAGTACTCATTGGGGAAGCCATTCATCTTCATGTATTGTTCAGGGGTCAGGGCGGACACCCCCCCAAAATACTGTGGATACGGGAGGCTGTGTAGGTGAAGCAGATGATAAATACGGGGCAAGAGGTTGTGAAAAGTCAGCGCAGGCGACAGAGTAGCACACCTAGCCCCTTAACTATGAACTTTTTGGAGTTTTATGCAAACCCTGCCCCTGAACACAGGCCCCACCCATGATTATAGCCATACCACCCCCAAATACATGGTGGTTATATTGTGCCtacatgcagccaccactagtgggagctctctGTAGATTCTAATGGGAGCTACACACCACATGCAGCGAGCGCCTCCCCCGGGGATGACAGATCTACACGGTCCTCACCTGTAACTGAATTTGTTCATGGCGATGGAGGCATGCTTGGGGCTCCAGGGGTCACATACATACAAGTTGTGGTCGTTCTCTGGGATGAGATCCACATCatgaaggaaaaggcagtcccagtCCTCGTCCTTCATGGCCTCCTTCACCCCAACGTTCAGGAGCTTAGCCCGATTGAATGTGGAGTTCCCCGACTGTAAAACATGGAGGATGTGAGGCGCGAGGCATGCAAAAACATAAAGATGGAGGTACGTAGGAGTGGGGGCTCCTACCTGATGTATGATGTAGATTCCATATTGCAGCTGCTGGCGCTGCAGGAACGGGTGTAGGTAGTAGAGCAAGTGCCGAAGGTGTGTCTCCCGATTCCGGTGAGGGATGATCACAGCGGTTTTATGTCGCGACTCACAGTTTGGCGGTTGGTACCTACCACCCGTTCTCACCAATGGATTTTTCTCCTGTATCCGGCGGAAGCTGGGGACCCGACTGAAGGTGACTGTTATAGGGCCCACTGGAAAGGAGGAAACACAATCATCTCATGTAcatacaggcagtattatagtaattatattcttatacataggggcagtattatagtagttatattcttgtacatagggggcagtattatagtaattatattcttatacataggggcagtattatagtagttatattcttgtacatagggggcagtattatagtaattatattcttatacataggggcagtattatagtaatttatattcttgtacataggggcagtattatagtagttatattgtacatagggggcagtattatagtaattatattcttatacataggggcagtattatagtatttatattcttgtacataggggcagtattatagtaatttatattcttgtacataggggcagtattatagtagttatattgtacatagggagcagtattatagtagttatattcttatacattggagcagtattatagtagttatattcttatacatagggagcagtattatagtagttatattcttgtacatatggagcagtattatagtagttatattcttgtacataggagcagtattatagtagttatattcttgttcatagcagtattatagcagttatattcttgtacataggggcagtattatagtaattatattcttgtacataggggcagtattatagtagttatattcttgtacataggggcagtattatagtagttatattcttgtacataggggcagtattatagtagttatattcttgtacataggagcagtattatagtagttatattcttgttcatagcagtattatagtagttatattcttgtacataggggcagtattatagtagttatattcttgtacataggggcagtattatagtagttatattcttgtacataggagcagtattatagtagttatattcttgttcatagcagtattatagtagttatattcttgtagattggAGGCAATATTACATAGTAGTATAGTAGCTGAACTGTATGTGTAGTTTTTTGTTACTTACACAAGTAAGGTGATTTTTCTGGGCACCATGGCAGTAGTCCTCCTATTTGTGTTCGGGGGTGATACGTGGACTGCAGGCGAGTGAGGTTGGTGTAAACATCGTGGGTACGGGTATAGTCAAAGTTTGGCTCTGGAGATCGCCCAAAGATGGATGCCAGGCTGCGCAGACCACCGAATGAGAAATACATCATGAAAGCAAACTGGAAGCCGATCAGCATGGCCAGCGTGCACGGTCGTTCCAGGACACGGCGGATCATATCCTTCTACGGGACACAGACAGCGGTGTTATTTTCTGCACAGTCACTATGAAGCAGAGCAGCTAATTACTCGCACATTTATGGACAGTAAAAGTTTTACCACCTGGCGGCCATATTTACTGACGGAGTACATGATTGTGTAACATCCAGAGAAGGAGCAGGTTCTCCATAGACTGACTAATCCTTAAGTGTGGGGACATTAACTACAAATTATTATAAATGGGAGATAGGGAACTAGTGGAGGTTTGTGAAGTCTCTGCAGCAGCTGGAGTGTGAATGAAGACCACgccctacacatggagggcagggagagagtgacagaccccacactacacacggagggcagggagagagtgacagaccccacactacacacggagggcagggagagagtgacagaccccacactacacacggagggcagggagagagtgacagaccccacactacacacggagggcagggagagagtgacagaccccacactacacacggagggcagggagagagtgacagaccccacactacacacggagggcagggagagagtgacagaccccacactacacacggagggcagggagagagtgacagaccccacactacacacggagggcagggagagagtgacagaccccacactacacacggagggcagggagagagtgacagaccccacactacacacggagggcaggtagagagtgacagaccccacactacacatgaaggacaggtagagagtgacagaccccacactacacatggagggcaggtagagtgacagaccccacactacacatggagagcagtgagagagtgtgagagatcccacactacacatggaggacagggagagagtgacagatcccacactacacacGGAGGACaagtagaaagtgacagaccccacactacacatggagggcagggagctgcagaccccgcactacacatggagggcagagagctgcagaccccacactacacatggagggcagggagagagtgacagaccccacactacacacggagagcagggagagagtgacagaccccacactacacacggagggcagggagagagtgacagaccccacactacacacggAGGACaagtagaaagtgacagaccccacactacacatggaggacagggagagagtgacagatcccacactacacacGGAGGACaagtagaaagtgacagaccccacactaaacatggagggcagggagctgcagaccccgcactacacatggagggcagggagctgcagaccccgcactacacatggagggcagggagctgcagaccccgcactacacatggagggcagggagagagtcacagaccccacactacacatggagggcagggagctgcagaccccacactacacatggagggcagagagctgcagaccccacactacacatggagggcagggagagatgacagatcccacactacacatggagggcagggagctgcagaccccacactacacatggagggcagagagctgcagaccccacactacacgtggggggcagggagagagtgacagaccccacactacacatggaggacagggaaggTAGTTTGTTCAGGGGTCTTTTCGGTAAGCTGGGTTCTTCATAAAGGCCACAGCTTGTTTCACCATGTGAAGATCTCTTCGCTACAGACATAAATGTTTGCACCGGGTGATAAGAGGCCAGATGCCACCATAACAGGACACCCAGGAGATGAGTGGACGGTATATAATGTGACACTCAGGAGATGAGGGGACtgtatataatgtgacacccagaAAATGAAGGGGAACGGTATATAACGTGACACCCAGCAGATGAGGGGACtgtatataatgtgacacccagaAAATGAAGGGGGACGGTATATAAGGTGACACCCAGCAGATGAGGGGACtgtatataatgtgacacccaggagatgaagtgacggtatataatgtgacacccaggagatgagggggggacggtatataatgtgacacccaggagatgagggggggatggtatataatgtgacacccaggagatgaagtgacggtatataatgtgacacccaggagatgaggggggacggtatataatgtgacacccaggagatgagggggggatggtgtaTAATGTGACACCCTAGGAGATGAGGGGGGacggtatataatgtgacacccaggagatgaggggggacggtatataatgtgacacccaggagatgagggggaacaatatataatgtgacacccaggagatgagggggacggaatataatgtgacacccaggagatgaggggggacggtatataatgtgacacccaggagatgaggggggacaatatataatgtgacacccaggagatgagggggGACGGaatataatgtgacacccaggagatgagggggGACGGAATATAATGTGACACCCAGCAGATGAGGGGGGacggtatataatgtgacacccagcAGATGAGGGGGGacggtatataatgtgacacccagcAGATGAGGGGGGacggtatataatgtgacacccagcAGATGAGGGGGGacggtatataatgtgacacccagcAGATGAGGGGGGacggtatataatgtgacacccagcAGATGAGGGGGGacggtatataatgtgacacccaggagcTGAGGGGGGacggtatataatgtgacacccaggagatgagggggGGACGGTATGTAACGTGACTGATGATGGAGAGCCACATCCTGCTTGTAGCTGGGCAGAGCATTGGAAGTAAGGACCCCAAATCAGCCATCGGCTCCAATCTCCGACCAGGACATGCTGCATTGGAAACAGTCAGCAGGAGAGGTGGCTCCACATCACCAACCACAGTTGCTATGGAAACATGAGCTTCCATAGTGCCAATCAGGGCTGGAAAGTAGGATTGCCCCATTAACTCCTCGCTCGCTTCTAAGTTGAACTAAAAATGTAAAATATCATGAAATACATGGAAATATCCACAAGACGTGTCCAGAGTCGCCGCTGCCACCACACTGGCGAGTCACAAGCAGGTAATGACCaggaaacgcaaaaaaaaaaaaaaaaaaaaggaaaatataaaaatacatgtaAAAGGGACAGCAGCAAAGAGAAACAAAAATATGACATGAAAAAAATGACAAAACAAAGATGgtccaaataaaaaaatgaaaaagccaCTAAAAGATGCAAAATATGacacaaaaagaaataaaaaagcaaaaactacaaaatataacaAAATAAAGGTAATATTAGTATATAAAGAGTCAAAATAGAATATTCCAttagtgaaaaaagaaaaaaaatatataaggacCCACAACATAACCATAAATAAAAAACAGTATTAAATATACAACCAgaagaggaaaaagaaaaaatattgaaaaaaataaagaagatataaaataataataaaaaaaaaaaaatcataaaaaaagcaATTAGAAAATAGCAAAGAAATAAATAAATCATCGCTGCCGATCCTTCCTCCCCACCTGCTGGGAGTGTGATGGATGCTTCTACTCCCCCATTACATAACAGGCAGTTCCCATTTTTAGGGTATTTTTTGGCGTTTCCCATAGCTCTGCTGTATGCTGTAGCCATGTACAGCTCCATTCTCTCCGCTGCCCAGAAGAGCTTGCACTCCATGCATGGTGGGGCTGATGCTGTCCTCTAGGGGCAGGTGCGGAGCGTTACGCCTGGGGGTGGCGGAGCACTCACCTGCTGATCTTCAGCCCTGGGATCAGAGGTAATAGGGCTGCCAGCAGCAGAACGTCTCTGTCATGGCCTCAGTGTCTCCCCTCCCTTCCTCTTTGGTTCCTGGTCGCTCCTCCctgccatcctcctcctcctcctcctcctctgcttccccAAACAAGCAGTCAGCTGCAGAGCTGCCCACTGATGCCCCAGGGCCTGCAGGCGGGTCCCCGCTGGCCTCTGGGCACTCACCTGGCCAGTTTGCACCTGTACAGTCAGGTGTGGAGCCACACAGCTTGTTCTTCGGATCAATTTTCAAATTCCTTGGAGTTGACGACGCGAAGGAGCAAATAGGCGAGGCCGGTGCGGACAGACGGGCACGAATCTAGAAGCCTGGCGCCCAATTCTGCACCTGGCACAGGTCGCATTGGTAAACATGTTGCACAAATCTTTTAACGGCGACATTCCATCACGTAGGCCCGATGCGACGGCAACATCAATTTATCCGGAATATTTGATCACCTGGCACCGTCAGGAGGCAGAATTATTCCGGAATCTTACACCGCCGGCAATTATGACAGCAGAATCCTGATGAAAAGAATTAGAATAAAAAATGATTCAAttagtaaattttaaaaaaaaataaataaaaattgaaaacTGAACGAAGAGGAATAGTCCAGCCCTTCCCTCCTGGCTCTTCCCTAGATTTTACAAGATGTTATTCTGTGTATGGCCCTTTAAGGACTAGGTTTGTCGCACGGCTGTCGGTAGATGTATAGGGAGGTGAGAAATCCCGATGAAATGCGGGCTCTTCGTGGTGAAGTGATGGCAGGTGGCGCTGTTTCATGGCGGCGAATGGTCACTGAGCAGAGAGAGAATAAGCCCTGCGTGCAGATGAGGCGCCATCCACGGGACAGCGTGATGGCTGGAATGATACTATCAGTCTCAGCAACTATAACGTAGGGTTAACCCTTTTGATTTCACTtacaataaggcctctttcacgtgtcagtgtctccagtacgtgtggtgacagttttcacacgctccggagacacttacacacgtagacccattcaagtgaatgggtctgtgcacaagtcagtgtgtttccacagaccgtgtgtccgcttTTTACCAGCAGCATAGGCCGCAAAACATCCTGTACttgtgcacatggatgacatccgtgtgtcatcagtgtgacacgtcccGACGCCTGGGAAGCAGCGATATGGTTAGTGCTGTTCCCAGGTGCTGTAGACGGCTCTCCTCACTCGCCCCTGCCCTGCCGGCGATCAGCGCGAGcagcggagaatgatgagagctttcAAGGGAGAACAAtaacagcaggagcagctgatgaggGTATTCATCACcaccgcctgcactataaataaatgcatgaaaaaaacagcttgggttcccctatatttttgataaccagccaggcaaaactgagagctaggggctgcaaccctcagctatctgcttcagcaagactggttataaagaatagagggatccccacactgttttttttttttcaattatttaaataaaaaatggaaTGGGTTCCCCCCATTTTCGACATACAgcattgctaaagcagacagccaggggctggtattctcaagctggtaaggggccatggatactggcccccctagcctaaaaatagcagcctgcagctgctcagaataggcacatctattagatgcaccaattctggagttttgtccagctcttcccagttgccctgtagcagtggcaagtggggttaatattcgtggggttggtgtcacctttgtattgtcatgtgacatcaggcccatggcttagtaatggagaggcgtcaaaaagacacctctccattactaatcctatagttacatggtaaataaagacacagccagaataaagtcctttattagaaataaaacaaaacacagttttccattttcatttaaaaactagatggtggcccgattctaacgcatcgggtattctagaatatgcatgtccacgtagtatattgcccagccacatagtatattgcccagccacatagtatattgcccagccacgtagtatattgcccagccacgtagtatattgcccagccacgtagtatattgcacagtcaagtagtatattgcccagccacgtagtatattgctcagtcacgtagtatattgcccagtcacgtagtatattgcccagccacgtagcatattgcccaaccacgtagaatattgcccagtcacgtagtctattgcccagtcacgtagtatattgccagccacgtagtatattgcccagccacgtagtatattgcccagccacgtagtatattgcccagccacgtggtatattgcccagccacgtagtatatggcccagtcacgtagtatattgcccagccacgtagtatattgcccagtcaggtagtatattgcccagccacatagtatattgcacagcccacacactatattgcacagcccgcgcactacattgcccagtcacgtagtatattgcccagtcacgtagtatattgcccagtcacgtagtatattgcccagccacgtagtatatggcgcagtcacgtagtatattgcccagccacgtagtatattgcccattcaggtagtatattgcccagccacgtagtatatggcccagtcacgtagtatattggccagtcaggtagtatattgcccaaccacgtagtatattgcacagcccgcacactatattgcacagccctcgcactacattgcacagtcacgtagtatattgcccagtcacgtagtatattgcccagtcacgtagtatattgcccagtcaggtagtatattgcccagccacgtagtatatggcccagtcacgtagtatattgcccagtcacgtagtatattggccagtcaggtaatatattgcccagccacatagtatattgcccagtcacgtagtatattgcccagtcacgtagtatattgcccagtcacatagtatattgcccagccacgtagtatatggcgcagtcacgtagtatattgcccagccacgtagtatattgcccattcaggtagtatattgcccagccacgtagtatatggcccagtcacgtagtatattggccagtcaggtagtatattgcccaaccacgtagtatattgcacagcccgcacactatattgcacagcccgcgcactacattgcacagtcacgtagtatattgcccagtcacgtagtatattgcccagtcacgtagtatattgcccagtcaggtagtaaattgcccagtcacgtagtatatggcccagtcacgtagtatattgcccagtcacgtagtatattggcca
This region of Ranitomeya imitator isolate aRanImi1 chromosome 1, aRanImi1.pri, whole genome shotgun sequence genomic DNA includes:
- the B4GALT3 gene encoding beta-1,4-galactosyltransferase 3, yielding MIRRVLERPCTLAMLIGFQFAFMMYFSFGGLRSLASIFGRSPEPNFDYTRTHDVYTNLTRLQSTYHPRTQIGGLLPWCPEKSPYLLGPITVTFSRVPSFRRIQEKNPLVRTGGRYQPPNCESRHKTAVIIPHRNRETHLRHLLYYLHPFLQRQQLQYGIYIIHQSGNSTFNRAKLLNVGVKEAMKDEDWDCLFLHDVDLIPENDHNLYVCDPWSPKHASIAMNKFSYSLPYPQYFGGVSALTPEQYMKMNGFPNEYWGWGGEDDDIATRVRLAGMKISRPPVSVGHYKMVKHKGDRGNEENPHRFDLLIRTQRMWTQDGMNSLTYTRLSRELEALYTNLTVDIGVDPRSQKPLRSRGPTPPPVKTHSNSSANGNGGSNRGRLTVSIQSSINNSSALPAQVTAPSRRVRQEKRETKATAASQAQDPPATDSLKRRRPRSQKNTTKMTVSEQDDVQRRPHNETARSRPPGATHL